Proteins encoded together in one Sceloporus undulatus isolate JIND9_A2432 ecotype Alabama chromosome 4, SceUnd_v1.1, whole genome shotgun sequence window:
- the MTFR1 gene encoding mitochondrial fission regulator 1 — protein MICWLKNLFRVMLEQVGLTMESLLWSSKPYGPNRSIVRKIGTNLSLIQCPRVQFQLTSQSAEGSHSTQLREDGIVSLADVGWVAEEEGEVCTRLRSEIRPRTESFSRNEDCSERGPSFQVQKQSQKQEDSKTAVATNDTALQKISELENELASLRAQIAKIVSLHEKQNSVAAGISSAESVSVSAAVPPPPPPLPPPPPLQKSITAIDLIKERKGKRIKSGHTLINNDPKKPEIPNMLDILKDMNNVKLRSVKRPDESTKRKTDPTDPAAVIAEALKKKFAYRYRSDSPNESEKQTTATEARPFGPHMLKSTGKMKTLI, from the exons ATGATCTGCTGGCTTAAAAACCTGTTCAGAGTGATGTTAGAACAAGTTGGGTTGACTATGGAATCA CTTCTTTGGTCAAGTAAACCTTATGGCCCAAATAGAAGTATTGTAAGGAAAATAGGCACCAACCTCTCTCTGATACAGTGCCCAAGGGTTCAGTTCCAG CTTACTTCTCAGTCTGCAGAAGGCAGTCATTCTACCCAACTCAGAGAAGATGGCATAGTTTCTCTTGCAGATGTAGGATGGGTTGCTGAAGAAGAAGGTGAAGTCTGTACACGGCTCAG ATCAGAAATCAGGCCCAGAACTGAATCATTCTCTAGAAATGAAGACTGTTCAGAAAGAGGCCCAAGTTTTCAAGTACAAAAACAATCACAGAAACAAGAAGACTCCAAGACTGCAGTGGCCACAAATGATACAGCTTTGCAGAAGATCAGTGAATTAGAAAATGAACTTGCTAGTTTAAGAGCACAAATAGCCAAAATTGTAAGCTTGCATGAAAAACAGAATTCAGTGGCAG CTGGAATCAGTTCTGCAGAATCAGTTTCTGTCTCAGCAgcagtaccaccaccaccaccacctctgccACCTCCACCACCGCTTCAGAAGAGTATCACTGCCATTGACCTTATTAAGGAACgcaaaggaaaaagaataaaGTCTGGTCATACTCTGATCAATAATGATCCAAAGAAGCCTGAAATACCAAATATGCTAGATATCCTCAAAGATATGAACAATGTAAAGCTGAGATCAGTGAAAAG GCCAGACGAAAGCACAAAAAGAAAAACTGACCCAACTGATCCTGCAGCAGTAATAGCTGAAGCTCTTAAAAAGAAATTTGCATATCGATACCGCAGTGACAGTCCAAATGAAAGTGAAAAGCAGACCACAGCAACTGAAGCAAGGCCG tttggcCCACACATGCTGAAGTCTACAGGAAAAATGAAGACTCTAATTTGA